One segment of Micromonospora parathelypteridis DNA contains the following:
- a CDS encoding ABC transporter ATP-binding protein: protein MVVTGAAGFGGGPAAHPAEVVRVSGVSRTFGRGEHAVHAVRDVSFSANRGELVAIRGRSGAGKTTLLNLIGGLDRPDSGQVVVAGHEVTSAGEAELLRLRRGTVGFVFQTFGLVPILSAAENVGVPLRLAQVPAAEREQRVAVLLELVGLGGHAAQRPYELSGGQQQRVAVARALANEPDLLIADEPTGQLDSETGRSIMDLLRAVVHARGMTALVATHDPALIDLADRVLVLRDGRLVDG from the coding sequence ATGGTGGTGACCGGCGCGGCCGGTTTCGGTGGTGGGCCTGCGGCGCACCCTGCCGAGGTGGTCCGGGTCAGTGGCGTGAGCCGCACCTTCGGCCGGGGCGAGCACGCTGTGCACGCGGTGCGGGACGTGTCGTTCAGCGCCAATCGCGGTGAGCTGGTCGCCATCCGGGGCCGTTCCGGGGCCGGCAAGACCACGCTGCTGAACCTGATCGGCGGGTTGGACCGGCCGGACAGCGGCCAGGTTGTGGTGGCCGGGCACGAGGTGACCTCGGCCGGTGAGGCGGAGCTGTTGCGGCTGCGTCGGGGCACCGTCGGGTTCGTGTTCCAGACGTTCGGGCTGGTGCCGATCCTCTCCGCCGCCGAGAACGTGGGTGTGCCGTTGCGGCTGGCGCAGGTGCCGGCCGCCGAGCGGGAGCAGCGGGTCGCGGTGCTGCTGGAACTGGTCGGCCTGGGCGGGCACGCGGCCCAGCGCCCGTACGAGCTCTCCGGTGGTCAGCAGCAACGGGTCGCGGTGGCCCGAGCACTGGCCAACGAGCCGGACCTGCTCATCGCCGACGAGCCGACCGGTCAGCTGGACTCGGAGACCGGTCGGTCCATCATGGACCTGCTGCGCGCGGTGGTGCACGCGCGGGGCATGACCGCGCTGGTGGCCACGCACGACCCGGCCCTGATCGACCTCGCCGACCGGGTGCTCGTCCTGCGCGACGGCCGCCTCGTCGACGGCTGA
- a CDS encoding GNAT family N-acetyltransferase: protein MTDVIYREAVRADLPAVIALLADDVLGKARDFTVVDDAYEKAFADISADPRNQLIVAEQDGELVGCLQITYIPGLGRHGSERSLIESVRVRSDRRGEGLGRDLMTWAIDQARQRGCALVQLTTDKTRLDAHRFYLGLGFASSHEGMKLAL, encoded by the coding sequence ATGACCGACGTGATCTACCGGGAGGCGGTCCGGGCCGACCTGCCCGCCGTCATCGCCCTGCTCGCCGACGATGTCCTGGGCAAGGCCCGCGATTTCACCGTGGTCGACGACGCCTACGAGAAGGCGTTCGCGGACATCAGCGCGGACCCGCGCAACCAGCTGATCGTGGCCGAGCAGGACGGTGAGCTGGTCGGCTGCCTGCAGATCACCTACATCCCTGGCCTCGGCCGGCACGGCAGCGAGCGGTCCCTGATCGAGTCGGTTCGGGTCCGCTCCGACCGGCGCGGCGAAGGGCTGGGCCGGGACCTGATGACCTGGGCCATCGATCAGGCCCGGCAGCGTGGCTGCGCCCTGGTGCAGCTCACCACGGACAAGACCCGCCTGGACGCGCACCGCTTCTACCTGGGCCTCGGCTTCGCGTCCAGCCACGAGGGCATGAAGCTTGCGCTCTGA
- a CDS encoding potassium channel family protein, with translation MEPLLLPFRWIYRALVWFANSPRTLITSYLLMIVVAGVIYGEVEQRSPADAVWWAVVTASTVGYGDISPTTWAGRTLAALLISTMVLLVIPLITAHFASRLIVDDNAFEHEEQEQLKADVRRMRALLEELAARQGIELPALPPSRDVSGPGSAGPPGERSGRAGRRRQHW, from the coding sequence ATGGAGCCTCTGCTGCTGCCGTTCCGGTGGATCTATCGGGCGCTGGTGTGGTTTGCGAACTCACCCCGCACGCTGATCACCTCGTACCTGCTGATGATCGTGGTGGCCGGGGTCATCTACGGCGAGGTCGAGCAGCGCAGCCCGGCGGACGCCGTCTGGTGGGCGGTGGTCACCGCCTCCACCGTCGGGTACGGCGACATCTCACCGACGACCTGGGCGGGCCGCACACTGGCCGCGCTCCTCATCTCGACGATGGTGCTGCTGGTCATCCCGCTGATCACCGCGCACTTCGCGAGCCGGCTCATCGTCGACGACAACGCCTTCGAGCACGAGGAACAGGAGCAGCTCAAGGCCGACGTGCGCCGGATGCGGGCGCTGCTGGAGGAGTTGGCCGCCCGGCAGGGCATCGAGCTACCGGCGCTGCCGCCGAGCCGTGACGTCAGCGGGCCGGGCAGCGCAGGCCCTCCCGGGGAACGCTCAGGTCGAGCAGGTAGGCGTCGACAGCATTGGTGA
- a CDS encoding alpha/beta hydrolase — protein MATSRRVRRTLAAFTVAALLTAGCTLPAFAPRTEVEGAAAPTGSAPTWRPCPEVPDDLVGRGAPDMRYECARIAVPRDWGTGGGASTGPGAGETFEIALLRARSTKQRDRVGSLVINPGGPGGSGVDTAVYLSFGPQFGGLPTSITERFDIVGFDPRGVSRSSPVKCISDADLDASFGFDPDPASQSAFDGFVGLSQRIGRGCGDRYGDQLPLYGTEQAARDIDAVRAAVGDDKLTYLGYSYGTLLGATYAQLYPQRVRALVLDGAVDPQQRLVEGSESQARGFERAFNNFTRWCTANADRCPIAPDARAAVTSAIDKAKVSPVRGANGREATSGWVFYAVISSLYTEAGWQELAQAIDKLAEGDPKDVFRLADAYAGRGSDGRYSNLFDANLAINCADETEKPSREQIRQLQAEWRGKYPLFGPALAVGMLSCVEWPGGRDPYPTGRANGAPPIVVVGTTGDPATPYEQTPRLASMLGVGRVLTWEGEGHTAYPQTSCITNAVDAYLLDLSVPREGLRCPAR, from the coding sequence ATGGCGACCAGTCGCCGGGTCCGTCGTACTCTGGCCGCCTTCACCGTCGCGGCGCTGCTCACCGCCGGGTGCACGTTGCCGGCGTTCGCGCCACGCACCGAAGTGGAGGGTGCGGCCGCACCGACCGGCAGCGCGCCCACCTGGCGGCCCTGCCCGGAGGTGCCCGACGACCTGGTCGGGCGCGGAGCGCCGGACATGCGCTACGAGTGCGCGCGGATCGCGGTGCCTCGCGACTGGGGCACCGGCGGCGGGGCGAGCACCGGCCCGGGCGCCGGGGAGACCTTCGAGATCGCCCTGCTGCGGGCCCGTTCCACGAAGCAGCGCGACCGGGTCGGCTCGTTGGTGATCAACCCGGGCGGCCCGGGCGGCTCCGGCGTCGACACCGCCGTCTACCTGTCCTTCGGCCCCCAGTTCGGCGGGCTTCCCACCTCGATCACCGAGCGCTTCGACATCGTCGGTTTCGACCCGCGTGGGGTTTCCCGGTCCAGCCCGGTGAAGTGCATCTCCGACGCCGACCTGGACGCCAGCTTCGGCTTCGACCCGGATCCGGCGAGCCAGTCGGCGTTCGACGGCTTCGTCGGCCTGAGCCAGCGGATCGGGCGTGGCTGCGGCGATCGGTACGGCGACCAGTTGCCGCTGTACGGCACCGAGCAGGCCGCCCGGGACATCGACGCGGTACGCGCCGCCGTGGGCGACGACAAGCTCACCTACCTCGGCTACTCCTACGGCACTCTGCTCGGCGCCACGTACGCCCAGCTCTACCCACAGCGGGTGCGTGCGCTGGTGCTCGACGGCGCGGTCGACCCGCAGCAGCGGCTGGTGGAGGGCTCGGAGAGCCAGGCCCGCGGTTTCGAGCGGGCGTTCAACAACTTCACCCGCTGGTGCACGGCGAACGCCGACCGCTGCCCGATCGCCCCGGACGCGCGGGCCGCGGTCACCTCGGCCATCGACAAGGCCAAGGTCTCCCCGGTACGCGGCGCCAACGGGCGGGAGGCGACTTCCGGCTGGGTGTTCTACGCGGTCATCTCGTCGCTCTACACCGAAGCCGGCTGGCAGGAGCTGGCCCAGGCGATCGACAAGCTGGCCGAGGGCGATCCGAAGGACGTGTTCCGGCTCGCCGACGCGTACGCCGGCCGGGGCAGCGACGGGCGCTACTCGAACCTGTTCGACGCCAACCTGGCCATCAACTGCGCCGACGAGACGGAGAAGCCGAGCCGGGAGCAGATCCGGCAGTTGCAGGCGGAGTGGCGTGGGAAATATCCGCTGTTCGGGCCGGCGCTGGCGGTCGGCATGCTGAGCTGCGTCGAGTGGCCGGGTGGGCGTGACCCGTACCCGACCGGCCGGGCGAACGGCGCGCCGCCGATCGTGGTGGTCGGCACCACCGGCGACCCGGCGACGCCCTACGAGCAGACCCCACGGCTCGCGTCGATGCTGGGCGTTGGCCGGGTGCTCACCTGGGAGGGCGAGGGGCACACCGCGTACCCGCAGACCTCCTGCATCACCAATGCTGTCGACGCCTACCTGCTCGACCTGAGCGTTCCCCGGGAGGGCCTGCGCTGCCCGGCCCGCTGA